One window from the genome of Gadus morhua chromosome 16, gadMor3.0, whole genome shotgun sequence encodes:
- the vwa7 gene encoding von Willebrand factor A domain-containing protein 7 isoform X2 translates to MGRPVGLGWHRRRLHWLAAAYLLIAWPCAGFLPDFWSRALTLAWDSHTHQYITERAILNVTMETLAGISRHQRGHDTQEQTGLGRAFWSAVGEVVKSNAAMDFLSTTRSDPVFHFDSERVDGATAVLRQAWSQTLLSVRATQHQSARRSLGQLFHSLQDFYSHSNWVEMGQRDIYHHLLQPEETAVPVAQEATLTCMECFSATCRGNLMPRLTQRQPHLGLLTTGYFSDNPSKPEGKCSHGGILDSSRRMGAKGGINKDSTSPLFSPHHYLHLEAARLASEATMAVLKDLRDTVGHAPFLRLFSVQQPPALVFVIDTTGSMFEEINAARLRALAIIQGRAESSAGQPGTYLLVPFHDPEVGPVYETDDPEQFMGYLEDLMALGGGDEPEMSLSAIQLALTHSPPLSEIFVFTDASPKDAHLFSSVKALTLEKQCKVTFLLTEDPSHKRAAARRRRSKRSREHLSPDRFSLYSALSAASGGLTVFTTNAQIHKVSAIVEDITVADKVTLLHVESDSGVDVHHPFRVDRAMNRVILHLTGTLRDCNLTDPSGVSQSLLAEDGPLAECQSFEGLGRVRLLPPVEPGQWHLHARTYGPFTFNIIGDSSVDFLYYFATVANETHPGLSRVEGSPIAGVPTFLVLTVKGLASNAEAYFSHVTLLAANGESLQKVWLNSSSSSSSSLSVHSYVGEELVGVVDLVPRVPFCVRLSGRDVSGNKLERVSTEMIEPTHVQIRLVSVPRLVPGHSTTVHFDVLNHGPARLFNLTAADDRGYMHPSGPHSFPVAEKGSIRGQVDLRTPPTAEAGAPLTLTLSVCALDSMDSNYAVAYLTVVPPDPDMSPPSCSTLRLERPCPSLCTNSSWTVSLAVSDRGRSGLASLQLLRGEGFLTLLPHAPTPPGEGQAGTQQQPDQEKLILKKGEHPMNVSEWVGDSSQALWVRYNAGCCAPHAELLVWDRAGNLRRCHLSSGQQGGLRAKDSETNGSGKTTIFSCSTGVLLLWACGLIWFCSL, encoded by the exons ATGGGCCGCCCGGTGGGGCTGGGATGGCACAGGAGGAGGTTACACTGGTTGGCTGCTGCTTACCTGCTCATCGCCTGGCCCTGCGCCGGCTTCCTCCCAGACTTCTGGTCCCGCGCCTTGACGCTGGCCTGGGACTCGCACACCCACCAGTACATCACGGAGAGGGCCATCCTCAACGTCACCATGGAGACGCTCGCAGGGATCAGCAGACACCAGCGCGGTCATGACACGCAGGAACAG ACCGGACTGGGCCGTGCGTTCTGGAGCGCGGTCGGGGAGGTGGTCAAGTCCAACGCGGCCATGGACTTCCTGAGCACCACCCGCTCCGACCCGGTGTTCCACTTTGACTCGGAGCGCGTGGACGGGGCCACGGCCGTGCTCCGCCAGGCCTGGTCCCAGACCCTGCTCTCGGTCCGGGCCACGCAGCACCAGAGCGCCCGGCGGAGCCTGGGACAGCTCTTCCACTCCCTGCAG GACTTCTACAGTCATAGCAACTGGGTGGAGATGGGCCAACGCGACATTTACCATCACCTACTGCAGCCCGAGGAGACTGCGGTCCCGGTCGCTCAGG AGGCCACTTTGACCTGCATGGAATGTTTCAGTGCTACCTGCCGAGGTAACCTGATGCCCAGGCTCACTCAGAGACAGCCTCACCTGGGACTGCTCACCACCGGCTACTTCAGTGACAACCCTTCCAAACCAGAGG GGAAATGTAGTCACGGCGGGATCCTGGACAGCAGTCGTCGAATGGGCGCCAAGGGGGGCATCAATAAGGACAGCACCTcgcccctcttctccccccaccATTACCTGCATCTGGAGGCTGCGCGGCTGGCCTCAGAGGCCACTATGGCCGTGCTGAAGGACCTGCGGGACACCgtgggccacgcccccttcctcAG GCTGTTCAGCGTGCAGCAGCCCCCGGCGCTGGTGTTTGTCATCGACACCACCGGCAGCATGTTCGAGGAGATCAACGCGGCGCGACTGCGGGCCCTCGCCATCATCCAGGGACGCGCAGAGTCCAGCGCTGGGCAGCCCGGCACCTACCTGCTGGTTCCCTTCCACGACCCCG AGGTGGGCCCGGTGTATGAGACAGATGATCCGGAGCAGTTCATGGGCTACCTGGAGGACCTGATGGCcctggggggaggagatgagccGGAGATGAGCCTCTCTGCCATTCAG cTTGCTCTTACGCACAGTCCACCACTCTCTGAGATCTTTGTGTTCACCGATGCGTCGCCAAAAGACGCACACCTGTTCAGCTCAGTGAAGGCCCTGACGCTTGAGAAGCAATGCAAG GTGACCTTCCTGCTGACGGAGGACCCCAGTCACAAGAGGGCGGCGgccagaaggagaaggagtaaGAGGAGCAGGGAGCACCTGTCCCCTGACCGCTTCTCCCTGTACTCCGCCCTGTCCGCTGCGTCCGGGGGACTGACTGTGTTCACAACCAACGCCCAGATCCACAAGGTCTCGGCCATAGTGGAAGACATCACGGTGGCCGACAAG GTGACACTACTCCATGTGGAGAGTGACAGTGGCGTGGACGTCCATCATCCCTTCAGAGTAGACAGGGCCATGAACAGAGTCATCCTGCACCTCACTGGCACCCTCAGAGACTGTAACCTCACAGATCCCTCGG GCGTTAGCCAGTCTCTGTTGGCAGAGGACGGGCCCCTGGCAGAGTGCCAGAGCTTTGAAGGCCTCGGCCGCGTGCGCCTGCTGCCTCCTGTGGAGCCAGGACAGTGGCACCTTCACGCCCGGACCTACGGACCCTTCACATTCAATATCATCG GTGACAGCAGTGTGGATTTCCTGTACTACTTTGCCACGGTGGCCAATGAGACTCACCCTGGGTTGTCAAGGGTGGAGGGCAGTCCAATAGCAG GTGTCCCCACCTTTCTGGTGCTGACCGTGAAGGGACTCGCCTCCAATGCGGAGGCCTATTTCAGTCATGTGACGCTGTTGGCAGCCAATGGAGAAAGCTTACAGAAGGTGTGGCTCaactcctcgtcttcctcgtcctcgtccctGTCCGTCCACTCCTAtgtgggggaggagctggtTGGCGTGGTGGACTTGGTACCCAGAGTGCCCTTCTGTGTTCGCCTGTCCGGACGCGATGTGAGCGGCAACAAGCTGGAAAGGGTGTCCACGGAGATGATCGAACCCACCCATGTTCAGATAcgg CTTGTGTCTGTGCCCCGCCTGGTGCCGGGTCACAGCACCACGGTCCACTTTGACGTCCTCAACCACGGCCCTGCACGCCTCTTCAACCTCACCGCCGCCGACGACCGCGGCTATATGCATCCGAGCGGCCCTCATAG CTTCCCCGTGGCTGAGAAGGGGTCTATCCGTGGTCAGGTGGACCTCCGCACCCCCCCTACGGCCGAGGCCGGcgcccccctcaccctgactcTCAGCGTGTGCGCCCTGGACTCAATGGACTCAAACTACGCCGTGGCCTACCTCACAGTGGTTCCTCCC GATCCCGATATGTCTCCTCCATCGTGTTCCACCCTACGCTTGGAGAGACCCTGCCCTTCTCTCTGCACAAACTCCAGCTGGACTGTCTCCCTGGCCGTATCGGACAGGGGCCGCTCTGGTTTGGCCTCCCTGCAACTGCTCCGGGGTGAGGggttcctcaccctcctcccccatgcCCCCACACCTCCTGGGGAAGGCCAGGCTGGGACCCAACAACAGCCAGACCAGGAGAAGCTGATACTTAAAAAGGGAGAGCACCCTATGAACGTTTCCGAGTGGGTTGGGGACTCATCTCAGGCCCTGTGGGTGAGGTACAACGCTGGCTGCTGTGCCCCACATGCTGAGCTCCTGGTGTGGGACAGGGCTGGAAACTTAAGGCGCTGTCATCTGTCCtccggccagcagggggggctAAGGGCCAAGGACTCTGAGACTAATGGAAGTGGGAAGACGACTATATTCAGCTGCTCCACAGGTGTGCTGCTGCTTTGGGCCTGTGGACTCATCTGGTTTTGTTctttgtaa
- the vwa7 gene encoding von Willebrand factor A domain-containing protein 7 isoform X1, producing MGRPVGLGWHRRRLHWLAAAYLLIAWPCAGFLPDFWSRALTLAWDSHTHQYITERAILNVTMETLAGISRHQRGHDTQEQVKTGLGRAFWSAVGEVVKSNAAMDFLSTTRSDPVFHFDSERVDGATAVLRQAWSQTLLSVRATQHQSARRSLGQLFHSLQDFYSHSNWVEMGQRDIYHHLLQPEETAVPVAQEATLTCMECFSATCRGNLMPRLTQRQPHLGLLTTGYFSDNPSKPEGKCSHGGILDSSRRMGAKGGINKDSTSPLFSPHHYLHLEAARLASEATMAVLKDLRDTVGHAPFLRLFSVQQPPALVFVIDTTGSMFEEINAARLRALAIIQGRAESSAGQPGTYLLVPFHDPEVGPVYETDDPEQFMGYLEDLMALGGGDEPEMSLSAIQLALTHSPPLSEIFVFTDASPKDAHLFSSVKALTLEKQCKVTFLLTEDPSHKRAAARRRRSKRSREHLSPDRFSLYSALSAASGGLTVFTTNAQIHKVSAIVEDITVADKVTLLHVESDSGVDVHHPFRVDRAMNRVILHLTGTLRDCNLTDPSGVSQSLLAEDGPLAECQSFEGLGRVRLLPPVEPGQWHLHARTYGPFTFNIIGDSSVDFLYYFATVANETHPGLSRVEGSPIAGVPTFLVLTVKGLASNAEAYFSHVTLLAANGESLQKVWLNSSSSSSSSLSVHSYVGEELVGVVDLVPRVPFCVRLSGRDVSGNKLERVSTEMIEPTHVQIRLVSVPRLVPGHSTTVHFDVLNHGPARLFNLTAADDRGYMHPSGPHSFPVAEKGSIRGQVDLRTPPTAEAGAPLTLTLSVCALDSMDSNYAVAYLTVVPPDPDMSPPSCSTLRLERPCPSLCTNSSWTVSLAVSDRGRSGLASLQLLRGEGFLTLLPHAPTPPGEGQAGTQQQPDQEKLILKKGEHPMNVSEWVGDSSQALWVRYNAGCCAPHAELLVWDRAGNLRRCHLSSGQQGGLRAKDSETNGSGKTTIFSCSTGVLLLWACGLIWFCSL from the exons ATGGGCCGCCCGGTGGGGCTGGGATGGCACAGGAGGAGGTTACACTGGTTGGCTGCTGCTTACCTGCTCATCGCCTGGCCCTGCGCCGGCTTCCTCCCAGACTTCTGGTCCCGCGCCTTGACGCTGGCCTGGGACTCGCACACCCACCAGTACATCACGGAGAGGGCCATCCTCAACGTCACCATGGAGACGCTCGCAGGGATCAGCAGACACCAGCGCGGTCATGACACGCAGGAACAGGTAAAA ACCGGACTGGGCCGTGCGTTCTGGAGCGCGGTCGGGGAGGTGGTCAAGTCCAACGCGGCCATGGACTTCCTGAGCACCACCCGCTCCGACCCGGTGTTCCACTTTGACTCGGAGCGCGTGGACGGGGCCACGGCCGTGCTCCGCCAGGCCTGGTCCCAGACCCTGCTCTCGGTCCGGGCCACGCAGCACCAGAGCGCCCGGCGGAGCCTGGGACAGCTCTTCCACTCCCTGCAG GACTTCTACAGTCATAGCAACTGGGTGGAGATGGGCCAACGCGACATTTACCATCACCTACTGCAGCCCGAGGAGACTGCGGTCCCGGTCGCTCAGG AGGCCACTTTGACCTGCATGGAATGTTTCAGTGCTACCTGCCGAGGTAACCTGATGCCCAGGCTCACTCAGAGACAGCCTCACCTGGGACTGCTCACCACCGGCTACTTCAGTGACAACCCTTCCAAACCAGAGG GGAAATGTAGTCACGGCGGGATCCTGGACAGCAGTCGTCGAATGGGCGCCAAGGGGGGCATCAATAAGGACAGCACCTcgcccctcttctccccccaccATTACCTGCATCTGGAGGCTGCGCGGCTGGCCTCAGAGGCCACTATGGCCGTGCTGAAGGACCTGCGGGACACCgtgggccacgcccccttcctcAG GCTGTTCAGCGTGCAGCAGCCCCCGGCGCTGGTGTTTGTCATCGACACCACCGGCAGCATGTTCGAGGAGATCAACGCGGCGCGACTGCGGGCCCTCGCCATCATCCAGGGACGCGCAGAGTCCAGCGCTGGGCAGCCCGGCACCTACCTGCTGGTTCCCTTCCACGACCCCG AGGTGGGCCCGGTGTATGAGACAGATGATCCGGAGCAGTTCATGGGCTACCTGGAGGACCTGATGGCcctggggggaggagatgagccGGAGATGAGCCTCTCTGCCATTCAG cTTGCTCTTACGCACAGTCCACCACTCTCTGAGATCTTTGTGTTCACCGATGCGTCGCCAAAAGACGCACACCTGTTCAGCTCAGTGAAGGCCCTGACGCTTGAGAAGCAATGCAAG GTGACCTTCCTGCTGACGGAGGACCCCAGTCACAAGAGGGCGGCGgccagaaggagaaggagtaaGAGGAGCAGGGAGCACCTGTCCCCTGACCGCTTCTCCCTGTACTCCGCCCTGTCCGCTGCGTCCGGGGGACTGACTGTGTTCACAACCAACGCCCAGATCCACAAGGTCTCGGCCATAGTGGAAGACATCACGGTGGCCGACAAG GTGACACTACTCCATGTGGAGAGTGACAGTGGCGTGGACGTCCATCATCCCTTCAGAGTAGACAGGGCCATGAACAGAGTCATCCTGCACCTCACTGGCACCCTCAGAGACTGTAACCTCACAGATCCCTCGG GCGTTAGCCAGTCTCTGTTGGCAGAGGACGGGCCCCTGGCAGAGTGCCAGAGCTTTGAAGGCCTCGGCCGCGTGCGCCTGCTGCCTCCTGTGGAGCCAGGACAGTGGCACCTTCACGCCCGGACCTACGGACCCTTCACATTCAATATCATCG GTGACAGCAGTGTGGATTTCCTGTACTACTTTGCCACGGTGGCCAATGAGACTCACCCTGGGTTGTCAAGGGTGGAGGGCAGTCCAATAGCAG GTGTCCCCACCTTTCTGGTGCTGACCGTGAAGGGACTCGCCTCCAATGCGGAGGCCTATTTCAGTCATGTGACGCTGTTGGCAGCCAATGGAGAAAGCTTACAGAAGGTGTGGCTCaactcctcgtcttcctcgtcctcgtccctGTCCGTCCACTCCTAtgtgggggaggagctggtTGGCGTGGTGGACTTGGTACCCAGAGTGCCCTTCTGTGTTCGCCTGTCCGGACGCGATGTGAGCGGCAACAAGCTGGAAAGGGTGTCCACGGAGATGATCGAACCCACCCATGTTCAGATAcgg CTTGTGTCTGTGCCCCGCCTGGTGCCGGGTCACAGCACCACGGTCCACTTTGACGTCCTCAACCACGGCCCTGCACGCCTCTTCAACCTCACCGCCGCCGACGACCGCGGCTATATGCATCCGAGCGGCCCTCATAG CTTCCCCGTGGCTGAGAAGGGGTCTATCCGTGGTCAGGTGGACCTCCGCACCCCCCCTACGGCCGAGGCCGGcgcccccctcaccctgactcTCAGCGTGTGCGCCCTGGACTCAATGGACTCAAACTACGCCGTGGCCTACCTCACAGTGGTTCCTCCC GATCCCGATATGTCTCCTCCATCGTGTTCCACCCTACGCTTGGAGAGACCCTGCCCTTCTCTCTGCACAAACTCCAGCTGGACTGTCTCCCTGGCCGTATCGGACAGGGGCCGCTCTGGTTTGGCCTCCCTGCAACTGCTCCGGGGTGAGGggttcctcaccctcctcccccatgcCCCCACACCTCCTGGGGAAGGCCAGGCTGGGACCCAACAACAGCCAGACCAGGAGAAGCTGATACTTAAAAAGGGAGAGCACCCTATGAACGTTTCCGAGTGGGTTGGGGACTCATCTCAGGCCCTGTGGGTGAGGTACAACGCTGGCTGCTGTGCCCCACATGCTGAGCTCCTGGTGTGGGACAGGGCTGGAAACTTAAGGCGCTGTCATCTGTCCtccggccagcagggggggctAAGGGCCAAGGACTCTGAGACTAATGGAAGTGGGAAGACGACTATATTCAGCTGCTCCACAGGTGTGCTGCTGCTTTGGGCCTGTGGACTCATCTGGTTTTGTTctttgtaa
- the vwa7 gene encoding von Willebrand factor A domain-containing protein 7 isoform X3 encodes MGRPVGLGWHRRRLHWLAAAYLLIAWPCAGFLPDFWSRALTLAWDSHTHQYITERAILNVTMETLAGISRHQRGHDTQEQVKTGLGRAFWSAVGEVVKSNAAMDFLSTTRSDPVFHFDSERVDGATAVLRQAWSQTLLSVRATQHQSARRSLGQLFHSLQDFYSHSNWVEMGQRDIYHHLLQPEETAVPVAQEATLTCMECFSATCRGNLMPRLTQRQPHLGLLTTGYFSDNPSKPEGKCSHGGILDSSRRMGAKGGINKDSTSPLFSPHHYLHLEAARLASEATMAVLKDLRDTVGHAPFLRLFSVQQPPALVFVIDTTGSMFEEINAARLRALAIIQGRAESSAGQPGTYLLVPFHDPEVGPVYETDDPEQFMGYLEDLMALGGGDEPEMSLSAIQLALTHSPPLSEIFVFTDASPKDAHLFSSVKALTLEKQCKVTFLLTEDPSHKRAAARRRRSKRSREHLSPDRFSLYSALSAASGGLTVFTTNAQIHKVSAIVEDITVADKVTLLHVESDSGVDVHHPFRVDRAMNRVILHLTGTLRDCNLTDPSGVSQSLLAEDGPLAECQSFEGLGRVRLLPPVEPGQWHLHARTYGPFTFNIIGDSSVDFLYYFATVANETHPGLSRVEGSPIAGVPTFLVLTVKGLASNAEAYFSHVTLLAANGESLQKVWLNSSSSSSSSLSVHSYVGEELVGVVDLVPRVPFCVRLSGRDVSGNKLERVSTEMIEPTHVQIRLVSVPRLVPGHSTTVHFDVLNHGPARLFNLTAADDRGYMHPSGPHSCDYQWLGTGLVFTKWNSTTIMTQLKYFMWTRLLKYTAALSSFQLLLPSPNPPSLNLRTTLAISVPLFGFILEVSVWMCLFGCQYNTRLKR; translated from the exons ATGGGCCGCCCGGTGGGGCTGGGATGGCACAGGAGGAGGTTACACTGGTTGGCTGCTGCTTACCTGCTCATCGCCTGGCCCTGCGCCGGCTTCCTCCCAGACTTCTGGTCCCGCGCCTTGACGCTGGCCTGGGACTCGCACACCCACCAGTACATCACGGAGAGGGCCATCCTCAACGTCACCATGGAGACGCTCGCAGGGATCAGCAGACACCAGCGCGGTCATGACACGCAGGAACAGGTAAAA ACCGGACTGGGCCGTGCGTTCTGGAGCGCGGTCGGGGAGGTGGTCAAGTCCAACGCGGCCATGGACTTCCTGAGCACCACCCGCTCCGACCCGGTGTTCCACTTTGACTCGGAGCGCGTGGACGGGGCCACGGCCGTGCTCCGCCAGGCCTGGTCCCAGACCCTGCTCTCGGTCCGGGCCACGCAGCACCAGAGCGCCCGGCGGAGCCTGGGACAGCTCTTCCACTCCCTGCAG GACTTCTACAGTCATAGCAACTGGGTGGAGATGGGCCAACGCGACATTTACCATCACCTACTGCAGCCCGAGGAGACTGCGGTCCCGGTCGCTCAGG AGGCCACTTTGACCTGCATGGAATGTTTCAGTGCTACCTGCCGAGGTAACCTGATGCCCAGGCTCACTCAGAGACAGCCTCACCTGGGACTGCTCACCACCGGCTACTTCAGTGACAACCCTTCCAAACCAGAGG GGAAATGTAGTCACGGCGGGATCCTGGACAGCAGTCGTCGAATGGGCGCCAAGGGGGGCATCAATAAGGACAGCACCTcgcccctcttctccccccaccATTACCTGCATCTGGAGGCTGCGCGGCTGGCCTCAGAGGCCACTATGGCCGTGCTGAAGGACCTGCGGGACACCgtgggccacgcccccttcctcAG GCTGTTCAGCGTGCAGCAGCCCCCGGCGCTGGTGTTTGTCATCGACACCACCGGCAGCATGTTCGAGGAGATCAACGCGGCGCGACTGCGGGCCCTCGCCATCATCCAGGGACGCGCAGAGTCCAGCGCTGGGCAGCCCGGCACCTACCTGCTGGTTCCCTTCCACGACCCCG AGGTGGGCCCGGTGTATGAGACAGATGATCCGGAGCAGTTCATGGGCTACCTGGAGGACCTGATGGCcctggggggaggagatgagccGGAGATGAGCCTCTCTGCCATTCAG cTTGCTCTTACGCACAGTCCACCACTCTCTGAGATCTTTGTGTTCACCGATGCGTCGCCAAAAGACGCACACCTGTTCAGCTCAGTGAAGGCCCTGACGCTTGAGAAGCAATGCAAG GTGACCTTCCTGCTGACGGAGGACCCCAGTCACAAGAGGGCGGCGgccagaaggagaaggagtaaGAGGAGCAGGGAGCACCTGTCCCCTGACCGCTTCTCCCTGTACTCCGCCCTGTCCGCTGCGTCCGGGGGACTGACTGTGTTCACAACCAACGCCCAGATCCACAAGGTCTCGGCCATAGTGGAAGACATCACGGTGGCCGACAAG GTGACACTACTCCATGTGGAGAGTGACAGTGGCGTGGACGTCCATCATCCCTTCAGAGTAGACAGGGCCATGAACAGAGTCATCCTGCACCTCACTGGCACCCTCAGAGACTGTAACCTCACAGATCCCTCGG GCGTTAGCCAGTCTCTGTTGGCAGAGGACGGGCCCCTGGCAGAGTGCCAGAGCTTTGAAGGCCTCGGCCGCGTGCGCCTGCTGCCTCCTGTGGAGCCAGGACAGTGGCACCTTCACGCCCGGACCTACGGACCCTTCACATTCAATATCATCG GTGACAGCAGTGTGGATTTCCTGTACTACTTTGCCACGGTGGCCAATGAGACTCACCCTGGGTTGTCAAGGGTGGAGGGCAGTCCAATAGCAG GTGTCCCCACCTTTCTGGTGCTGACCGTGAAGGGACTCGCCTCCAATGCGGAGGCCTATTTCAGTCATGTGACGCTGTTGGCAGCCAATGGAGAAAGCTTACAGAAGGTGTGGCTCaactcctcgtcttcctcgtcctcgtccctGTCCGTCCACTCCTAtgtgggggaggagctggtTGGCGTGGTGGACTTGGTACCCAGAGTGCCCTTCTGTGTTCGCCTGTCCGGACGCGATGTGAGCGGCAACAAGCTGGAAAGGGTGTCCACGGAGATGATCGAACCCACCCATGTTCAGATAcgg CTTGTGTCTGTGCCCCGCCTGGTGCCGGGTCACAGCACCACGGTCCACTTTGACGTCCTCAACCACGGCCCTGCACGCCTCTTCAACCTCACCGCCGCCGACGACCGCGGCTATATGCATCCGAGCGGCCCTCATAG CTGTGACTATCAATGGCTCGGCACTGGTCTGGTGTTCACAAAATGGAATTCAACTACAATTATGACACAACTGAAGTATTTCATGTGGACTCGTCTTTTAAAGTACACAGCTGCCTTGTCCTCTTTTCAACTTCTGCTCCCGTCCCCCAATCCTCCTTCCTTAAACTTAAGGACCACATTGGCAATCAGTGTTCCACTTTTTGGCTTCATCCTTGAGGTTTCTGtatggatgtgtttgtttggctgCCAATACAATACACGTTTAAAACGATGA